The region GGCTTTTGCATTTATAACCTTGATCTCCTCtgtctcttttgtttttctcttttgtttgccTTTAAACGAATACATTGCAATGCAGTTCCTTTTCCCTCTTGGAAAGTGGTCCCTGATGATATATGGTTGCTTGGGAGCGATCGTATTCTCTGGTTTCATCGTTTATGACACTGGCAACTTGATCAAGCGTTTCAGCTATGACGAGTACATCTCAGCAGCAATCAACCTCTATCTGGATATTATCAATCTATTCCTCGCTCTCCTCAACATCTTCAATGCAGTTGACAATTAGACGACTCCTATACCTTTTACTGATAATATCTTTAGTTCCTCAATTGGATAGCTGGTACATAAAGTATGAAATACAAATCTTGCTGTTATAGCCTACATATGACTTCAGTCTTCTAACACTAACGAGTAGCATTCCTCTATGCGTTTCTTGAACCCCCTTCACGTATAGCCTGTCTGCAGTTTTCTGATAGTATTGTAGAATTGATCAGACTTGTTTGGTATCAACCGCGATTTGTTCTCTATTCTCCTTTTTCTCTATGCTTCGCTTTATGTGCGTGCTTGGCTTTTTGGGTTAGATTATTGTGGATATTGAAGTCAGAAGGCAGGCAAGTCAAAGAAGAGCCAGGTTTAGTTGAAGAAAGGGcgatcttcttcctcttcttcttctttttctatgttACAACTGGGTGGTTGAGAAATTGACAAGGAAATTGCTAGGTTAAAAGTAACTGCTACCTGACATGTAATTAGTAAAGTAATTAACCCACAGATGATAAacatttcttatttctttatattaatCTCAATTTAAGCGAACCCCGGAGAGAGAACTAACATTTCCGAGTATATTGAATAGTTGTTCATGCAAAATAAGGATCGAAGCATCGCACGCAATTTCATTCCGTATATGCCTCGAACAAAACATGGAATTTGTCAGAAAACATGACCTTTATTGTCAAGACTCCCGCTTTCTGTGTGCAAGCATTCGTTCTGTATTCCATCATGAATAGTTTATAATCTACTGTGTAGATGTAAACTGTAAGAACATTAATATTGACCAACGGGACGAGAATGGGAAATATATGGAATCAGATTTCTTATAAATTGTATTCTCAAGGATATCAAAGTATCCAAATATATAATTGAACAACTTCATGTTGGGGAATCTGGCTCCTCCATGCCCGGACCGGTGATATACTGATAATTGCTAAAaggaggctaagcacactgacacaatattttacgtggttcggcaaatcgcctacatcaACGAGAGATATCTATTTCATTAGAGATAGAGAtacattgagaaaaaaaattacttctaCTCTACTCAACTCACAGCTCTCTTTACAGCACTTGCagttgctgccattgcagctctctctttttttctattctctTGCACACATTTACCACACTCTCCCTCAATCTTTGCTCTCTGTCGGTGCCTTTTTATAGGCAACAATGATGCCACTAGCTTTTACTCTTTTACTCTTCTTCAATAATGGTAGCGGCCACCTTTGACATTTAAAATAGATGTATATAATTGATGCAACTGCAGCTGCTGTAATTGTCAAAGGACAGCGCCGTCCATTAATAGTTATTACATATTAATTACAACAAACTCAACACTTCATGATTCAAAAGATGAGGAAACTTATTCGGTAAGATAAAAGTTTCTAAGGTTGTTAGTacataaatatatgaaatacaTATGCTAAAAAATCCCTTCTTCCCttctaataaaaacattttcattatCCCCTCACGAATCAGAATTTATTTGTCCATCATTCGGATTTCAAATTACGGCCATGTGCCTACAAAACGTGAAACAAGAAACAACAGCAATTAAAAAAGCTTAACCAGTAATCTTCTTCGTGTCAAATAAAAAGGACAGCAACTATTGTTAGGTTTTTATcaggaaaaaaacataatcactCTTCATATATTGCTATGGGCTGAATTTAACCTGTAATATAATGGCTGTTAGGGCACACGTCGGCTAAGAGTATGTTTCTCACAGTTtctgtttatatttttagttcaaaagaatattgaattaatatttttttatattttataatgattttaatgtgatgttttaacttgttaaaaaaaattaaaaataaatatattaatatatttcacCTATATACATGTACAATCTTATcagcagattttttttaatgtctagATATAAAGATAGAACGATAATACTCATTCATCAGGATGAGCAAGGGGGAGAATTGCCTTCCATTTGCAGTCCGAAGAACAAATTGCACTTGGGATATGTACATATTGCAAACAGGCATTAGACATTAATTTTCCATGCGAGACAGGCAATTGGCCAAGGCGGTTCCAGAGCAGGACCACCACCCCTTACCGAAGCCGGCTTCTGCCAGTCAAGACCTAATCCAACTTCACATTAAGTAATTGTTAAGATTTTTGATTCACTTGTTCCGAACAAGATCGTTGGATAAAGTGGAGGCTGCCCTAATCAAGACAATCATTGCCTCCACCACTACATTAATTAAACAAACCAGGGTGACAAGAACAAAAGGCCGACGTGACATAGAAGCACATTGAATCAAGCCGAATATTTATCTTCCATTATCATTCCATAATCAGAATTAGATTCCTTCTGGCTTTACCACCACCGGGGTCCGAGATCCTCCTTTCATTTCCCTCGACAGTGAAACACCAGGGACTTGGATCACATGGTTTTGCGTACTTTTTATTTGCGGCTCTTGCCTTTTACTATTCAGATACGAAAATCAAGAACCCAAACTATATTCCCCGTAGACCGAAGAGAGACCCACAAGGACAGGCCATCTTCAATTCCTCGTTCTTTACAATTTAGGTACACCAAAAATATAGCCCAACCAAATCTTAAAAAGCTTTAAAATGTTCACATGGCCcatctacatatatatatatatatataataatctgTATATCCCCAGTTTTCCATTTCATTTGCAAAACTAACCCCACCCCCCACCCCCAGTAGATGGTCACACTCGCATTCTATGTCTGTTGCCCTTTTCTGCTGCAATGGTGAGAAGTCTTGCGACGCCTTGAGTCCAGAGATCATATTCCTTCTGGTTCGAGCACTCAAATTCGATAACTCCCCGTTGCAAAGTCTTCAAACCGAAATACCGCCTCTGCTCACCTCTCTCTAGCAAGTGGCGGCCTGGCCAGGAGGGCATATTTTTTATCACCTCAATCACCACATCTGtaaaatgaaaattcaaaagGTGTTGGTGCCACTTTAACTTTTTCTCAAATCCCCAGAATGGAAGAAGCCCTACCTCCTATTCTGTTTTTCACATTATTAGAGATAAGACAAATGCAATTATACtcactctttttcttttttgtaatggTCCCAGCGACATGTTTGCTCTTCATCTTCAACATAACCTGCACAAAAAGAAGTTTCAAAAGTTAAAGGTCGCAGGACCAGAATAAAGAAAGTGGTTccatttatttcatcatttgatcatatCTTTAACTTTGGCACTGACCCCTTTTTACCTCATTGATTAGATCCACACTCATCATGCCCGAATAATTCAACGATTTAACATTCCAAAACAGTAAAAGCAGGAATTTTGGTTTGAATGGAAGCTATAATTACCTGATTCATTTTGTTGACATAAACAGAAACTATCTTCCAGTGAAGGTCACCTGCATTGATCACAGCAACCTAATCAAGATTCTCCTCCCCCATCAAGTATCAAATTTTGTTCCAAAATTGCAGTCACATAATTTTAGAGTTTCTCCCAACTCTACCACAATCCGAGCGACAAGAAGATTAAAGAGCCAATATTACAaagaaatcaaattctaaattaacACTGAGAGAAAAATATTAGCCAATAAACAACCTTGAAAAGGAGTTGCTTGTTACCATCAACATAAACCTCATAAATCATAATACAAAATGTCTTCATAAAATACCAGCTAATTGACATAATCATTGTTTAGACATGTTCCAACTTCCATTCAATCtttgggataaaaaagaaaacagagctAGATAactaaatatgcaaaaaaaattgtgagcttaattaatttgaaacatggAAATAATCACCTTTGCGAGTGCGCTTGAGGAGCTCACAACCTCTGGCAAGCAATTCCCTGCTGCAGATGCCCAGGAAATTCTCTTCAGGCACAAGTTCACCACTGAAACTACCATTAGAACTACCATTACTGCCATTTCCAACACCCACCCCTACTCCTTTATCCACTGGAATGACCGCTGCAATATTCCAGACTTCCTTCAATGCCCTCGCTTTCAACGTTGCTGCACCACGTAATGCTGCACCACTCGCACCAAAAGTCTCGagttatttcatttaaattgtaTTCCACAAATGAAAATAGATCACGTATAATCTACATTTATCCGTTAtgataaacataatttattactattaaaTAAAGGACAACAAACATACCagttgcagcagcagcagttaATGTCATGATATCACCTGCAGAACGCACATTCACAGCAGAATTCACAACAGATGCAAGGTGCTCACGCTCTGCCCCCATGGCCTCTGCTGCCTCCACACATTGCGCGGCCACCAATGTAGCAGCGGATGCCACCGCCATGTCAGTCTTTGCCATTTGCTCATCTTTCCCAGCCCCCGAAGTGGCAGCTGTTGCAGCAGCACTTGCAGCGACAGCAGCAGCGACCCCTGCCACAGATATTGCAGCATGAAGCTGCGCGTTGTGGGTCCGCACCtcctcctttttcttctctctcctgTCCTTCAACCACCTACCAACAGTCTTACCACCACCACCGGCAGCGGTTACTGTGAGGGCATTACCACCAGGAGTGACCGCAGGTGGACGGAACTGTATATTAGGCGGATTGTTGGGTCGGCAAAACTGAGGAGAAGAAAGCACATGGATCTATAActcattaatttcattaaaaaacatcGGTTTCCTTTCTCACGAAATATTTTCTCCTAAAAATTGGGTTCGAGATTTTAGTATTTTCTGAATCATTAAACCAGCAAGTAAAATTGATTATCTAATAATTAATCATCATAGAGACACATCAGAGATTATCTAAAATTATGGCGATGGGTTGTTACGATGTTCTAAAAAAAGTGGGTCCAGACGCCATAAATGTGTTGCTGTGGTTATGCATTGTAACTAATATAATTCACTCTCTACGGGACCAGCTTGTACCCGCGTCTTCTAAAAACTACAAACGAAGAAGGTGATTAGATCTAAACAGACAAGGGCACGTATATCGTCATTATGCAATTCACGCACGTCGCAAACAATAGCAGTTCCTATAATTTTGCTAAAAAGACAGAACAGCAATCACCATCTTACTCAAAATTTTGTTAACCCTGTTGATTTTACAGAAAAATAcaaggagaaagaagaaaagccaCAGTAGTTTTCTTTGGAACAAAGCAAAGTATACTACAGGAGACATGAAAACAATAGTATTATTGATTttcattctcaaaaaaaaattattccttttcttattttaaaaagagaaacacCACAATAGATAATAGatactctctctctccatctctGGTGCGAAAAAGTATCATTGGTTACAGAGAAAGCCTGAGATATGTTTCGTGGGGGGCCTAGAGTCAGTGGATCAGAAATCGTGTTTTGCACCAAAAAAGATCataaacaaacacaaacacagaATCCACGAGACAAACTTTATTCAAACTCGCCTAAAATTACCCTAAAAATAGCAACAAATTTCATAACATTAATCAGCTTCGGCCAACTTTAAGGAATTACCTTGACATCGTCCATCTCAGATGGAGAGACAGGAGGACTGTCCGTTAAGGACCCATTGAGAGGTCCACTGCTGTGAGAGAGTCGGCCTGAAGTGCGTGGAGATACCTCCTGCTGCATGAATAGACCCCACAAATCAAGAAATGAAGTAAAAATATGGGCAGTTATAACTTTATTGAGAGAATTAAAAGTAATAACAGTAGGGAATAGACTAGTGACTATGAAGGAGACAGAGTCTTTGTTTGTGTTTCGAGAGATTATAGAGTGGGAAAAGAAACGATGGTGGATCAACTGTTAATGTGGTTGATATGGATTTTGAATGAGAGATAAAaccaaaaagataaaagaagagtGAAAATGGAGCGTGTAGGGATCAAAACAAGGTCAGACTTAGATTTCTCTTATAAAAGATACATAAGCAGGGCAATACagataaattttacaaattggTTCGATCAGAAAACAGAGAGAGGCAAACAAACACCGAAGaagaaacaagtttttttttgtgtggcaAAAGAGAACTAAACCAAAGCGTCAAAAAGGACAAAGACAGTGAATTGCTTCGTATATTATTAAAGAGAgaagaacaaaacaaagactcaaagaaagccaaaaagaaaaaggaagaaatctcACTAACTGTCTTTATTctttccatctctctctctaaaatatataaaattaaactcaCCGACTGTGACATGATTCTCTCCAAGACCATCTGGGATGTCTCGgaggaagcaaaagaaaaagggtttcCAGAAACGGTAGCACAACCCTCTTCTAACTCTCCAATAATATCCTCCTGTATCATACCACCAGCACCGCATGGGATGGTCTTGCTAGAGAAGACCATTTGTGGGGCCAAGACTTTTGATACCTCTAAAGCTGACACACTCCATGAACGTGAAAGAAATTCCATGGGCTCACGTGGTGTTTCCGGTGGCCGGAAAACCGGGTCGGGTCGCCATAGCTCTGTTACGGGTTTGTCCATTGGAGAGAGAAGAGGGTGGACGTGTGTTCAGTGTCGAGGTGTTGGTGGTGTGTTTAGTGGGGTTCTTACTGAGAAATATGGTTGGGTGTGGGTGTTTTATAGAGAATGGTGGAGCGAGATGTCAGGTTCTTATGattgtcttttttattcttaaagtaTTGGATCGgagataatgataaaaaaattaattaaattaaaaataatacttaaaaaaaaaggagaaaagagaaattCCGATtagagttttcttttttatttttttacaaaaaaaaaccacttattgtaaattttttagttgctaaggtaaaatttgaattttaaataatgatataaatccAAGAGCATGTGTTATTTATTATGCTGTGAAGGGAAAAAAGTGATTCGCCAACTTTACCTTGCATGgataaattgtttgtttttgtattttaaaaaaaattaaaaaaaaattattttttttattttaaattaatttatatatatataaattattttaatatatttatcacagataattttaaaaaaataaaacaataattattgtCTCTCTTGGTATTTAAGTTAGTGTAAAGTATCAATGAAGAAACTCTTACAGGAACTAGATAAATTCTAGGATTTTCTAAATATGTGAGATAACTTCTATGGTAGCTAGAGTTCAAGAAGTTTACATGGAGAGGGTtgtcaaaaaccttttttttttcatgagataTGAAAAGTATAATGTAaacgaaaaaataaattgtaaaattattagtatttttttttatgcaaggttcatttaaacaataaacaatttcatgtatttattttttaatataaaattatatttttttcattggctAACACAAGTTCCACTTCTTTCTTTATATACATGATCCTTTGTAGTGTTTTAAATTATCTAATGTCTTTTGTCTTTATAAATAATACATCTGAGAAAACTTGATAAATTATAatctgaataaaataaataaaatatcgaatagattaagtaaaaaaaattcaagtattgTTAATggatatagtaaaataaaagataaggtgATGTGAtgtaaattaagtaaaaaaacgTATTGAGTGAcagaaatataaataagaagTAATGGGGCgaatatgaaattatataaaaactagaCTATAAATGCTCCATCTT is a window of Populus nigra chromosome 10, ddPopNigr1.1, whole genome shotgun sequence DNA encoding:
- the LOC133704340 gene encoding VAN3-binding protein-like isoform X2, whose amino-acid sequence is MDKPVTELWRPDPVFRPPETPREPMEFLSRSWSVSALEVSKVLAPQMVFSSKTIPCGAGGMIQEDIIGELEEGCATVSGNPFSFASSETSQMVLERIMSQSEVSPRTSGRLSHSSGPLNGSLTDSPPVSPSEMDDVKFCRPNNPPNIQFRPPAVTPGGNALTVTAAGGGGKTVGRWLKDRREKKKEEVRTHNAQLHAAISVAGVAAAVAASAAATAATSGAGKDEQMAKTDMAVASAATLVAAQCVEAAEAMGAEREHLASVVNSAVNVRSAGDIMTLTAAAATALRGAATLKARALKEVWNIAAVIPVDKGVGVGVGNGSNGSSNGSFSGELVPEENFLGICSRELLARGCELLKRTRKGDLHWKIVSVYVNKMNQVMLKMKSKHVAGTITKKKKNVVIEVIKNMPSWPGRHLLERGEQRRYFGLKTLQRGVIEFECSNQKEYDLWTQGVARLLTIAAEKGNRHRMRV
- the LOC133704340 gene encoding VAN3-binding protein-like isoform X1 gives rise to the protein MDKPVTELWRPDPVFRPPETPREPMEFLSRSWSVSALEVSKVLAPQMVFSSKTIPCGAGGMIQEDIIGELEEGCATVSGNPFSFASSETSQMVLERIMSQSQEVSPRTSGRLSHSSGPLNGSLTDSPPVSPSEMDDVKFCRPNNPPNIQFRPPAVTPGGNALTVTAAGGGGKTVGRWLKDRREKKKEEVRTHNAQLHAAISVAGVAAAVAASAAATAATSGAGKDEQMAKTDMAVASAATLVAAQCVEAAEAMGAEREHLASVVNSAVNVRSAGDIMTLTAAAATALRGAATLKARALKEVWNIAAVIPVDKGVGVGVGNGSNGSSNGSFSGELVPEENFLGICSRELLARGCELLKRTRKGDLHWKIVSVYVNKMNQVMLKMKSKHVAGTITKKKKNVVIEVIKNMPSWPGRHLLERGEQRRYFGLKTLQRGVIEFECSNQKEYDLWTQGVARLLTIAAEKGNRHRMRV